A window of the Streptomyces sp. JB150 genome harbors these coding sequences:
- a CDS encoding TIGR02611 family protein → MNTGSNESGEVAMAVDETRANGVRSERGSEEGLGSRAPEFVKARRVLHLSWQVGVFIVGLAVVVAGIIMLPLPGPGWVVIFGGMAIWATEFVWAQLVLRWTKRKVTEAAQRALDPRVRRRNIILTVTGLVIVGVLAGIYLWKFGFVMPWKIKDQ, encoded by the coding sequence ATGAATACGGGGAGTAACGAGTCTGGCGAGGTCGCCATGGCTGTCGACGAGACGAGGGCGAACGGGGTGCGGAGCGAGCGGGGGAGCGAGGAAGGGCTCGGGTCCCGGGCGCCCGAGTTCGTCAAGGCGCGCCGGGTGCTCCACCTGAGCTGGCAGGTCGGGGTGTTCATCGTGGGGCTGGCGGTCGTCGTCGCCGGCATCATCATGCTGCCCCTGCCCGGACCGGGCTGGGTGGTGATCTTCGGCGGCATGGCGATCTGGGCGACTGAGTTCGTCTGGGCCCAGCTCGTCCTGCGCTGGACCAAGCGCAAGGTCACCGAGGCCGCGCAGCGCGCCCTGGATCCCAGGGTGCGGCGGCGCAACATCATCCTGACCGTGACCGGGCTGGTGATCGTGGGCGTGCTGGCCGGGATCTACCTCTGGAAGTTCGGGTTCGTCATGCCGTGGAAGATCAAGGACCAGTGA
- a CDS encoding aminoglycoside phosphotransferase family protein, translating into MTSPPLLTALTKETRAATHPRDTACVCGAASIATLADRPDATVVRHAGTVAKAHAPGTDPARLEARLTTASRLSGILLAPLSPTPVTLHGRLVTLWPYGTPVDPGDPDAAPWEAAATLLAHLHRTPAPAPLPPMRGPEKAARAVARLTAAARHPATPAILRAWSALPAWARAEAPMPDPATLCHGDLHLGQLVRAGATPHAPWRLIDVDDLGVGAPAWDLARPAAWYACGLLPPDEWTRFLDAYRAAGGPAVPADGDPWPALDVPARALTVQTAARTVTKAVSAGRPLDEIEQSVVDACERMAAAPPELA; encoded by the coding sequence ATGACCTCACCCCCACTCCTCACCGCCCTCACCAAGGAAACGAGAGCCGCAACCCACCCCCGTGACACCGCCTGCGTCTGCGGCGCCGCGAGCATCGCCACCCTCGCCGACCGCCCCGACGCCACCGTCGTCCGCCACGCGGGCACCGTCGCGAAGGCGCACGCCCCGGGAACGGACCCGGCCCGCCTCGAAGCCCGCCTGACCACGGCCTCCCGTCTCTCCGGCATCCTGCTGGCCCCGCTCAGCCCGACCCCGGTCACCCTCCACGGCCGCCTGGTCACCCTCTGGCCGTACGGCACCCCCGTGGACCCCGGCGACCCGGACGCCGCCCCCTGGGAAGCCGCGGCCACCCTCCTCGCCCACCTCCACCGCACCCCCGCCCCGGCCCCCCTGCCCCCGATGCGCGGCCCGGAGAAGGCCGCCCGCGCCGTCGCCCGCCTGACGGCGGCCGCCCGGCACCCCGCCACCCCGGCGATCCTGCGCGCCTGGTCCGCCCTCCCCGCCTGGGCCCGCGCCGAGGCGCCCATGCCGGACCCGGCCACCCTCTGCCACGGCGACCTCCACCTCGGCCAGCTCGTGCGCGCGGGCGCCACCCCGCACGCCCCCTGGCGCCTCATCGACGTCGACGACCTCGGCGTGGGCGCACCCGCGTGGGACCTCGCCCGCCCCGCCGCCTGGTACGCCTGCGGCCTGCTGCCGCCCGACGAGTGGACCCGCTTCCTGGACGCCTACCGCGCCGCGGGCGGCCCCGCCGTCCCCGCCGACGGCGACCCCTGGCCCGCCCTCGACGTCCCGGCCCGCGCCCTCACCGTCCAGACCGCCGCCCGGACCGTCACCAAGGCCGTGTCCGCCGGCCGCCCCCTGGACGAGATCGAGCAGTCCGTCGTCGACGCCTGCGAGCGGATGGCCGCCGCACCCCCGGAGTTGGCGTGA
- a CDS encoding SsgA family sporulation/cell division regulator: MNTTVSCELHLRLVVSSESSLPVPAGLRYDTADPYAVHATFHTGAEETVEWVFARDLLAEGLHRPTGTGDVRVWPSRSHGQGVVCIALSSPEGEALLEAPARALESFLKRTDAAVPPGTEHRHFDLDQELSHILAES, from the coding sequence ATGAACACCACGGTCAGCTGCGAGCTGCACCTGCGCCTCGTTGTGTCGAGCGAGTCCTCCCTGCCTGTTCCGGCAGGCCTGCGGTACGACACGGCCGATCCCTACGCCGTGCACGCCACCTTCCACACCGGAGCCGAGGAGACCGTCGAGTGGGTGTTCGCCCGCGACCTCCTCGCCGAGGGGCTTCACCGGCCCACCGGTACCGGCGACGTCCGCGTCTGGCCGTCGCGCAGCCATGGTCAGGGCGTGGTGTGCATCGCCCTGAGCTCTCCCGAGGGAGAGGCGCTGCTCGAGGCCCCGGCGCGGGCCCTGGAATCGTTCCTGAAGCGAACGGACGCCGCCGTGCCCCCCGGCACGGAGCACCGGCACTTCGACCTGGATCAGGAGCTCTCGCACATCCTGGCGGAGAGCTAG
- a CDS encoding serine/threonine-protein kinase — MNMAMMRLRREDPRVVGSFKLHRRLGAGGMGVVYLGSDKKGQRVALKVIRPDLAEDQEFRSRFAREVSAARRIRGGCTARLVAADLEAERPWFATQYVPGPSLHDKVADEGPLGAAEVAAIGAALSEGLVAVHEAGVVHRDLKPSNILLSPKGPRIIDFGIAWATGASTLTHVGTAVGSPGFLAPEQVRGAAVTPATDVFSLGATLAYASTGDSPFGHGSSEVMLYRVVHEEPQLHGVPDALAPLVRACLAKDPEERPSTLDLSLRLKEIAAREAQGLLDGRPPAPRAGEADRPTGRLADTYPDQQRGQSVRRPQGPSSTPGTPVPRGAGAARGQAPVRGGASSRGSVPSRGGGAPRGTGPSSRPGARPTPVARNTPVPRDTPVPRDTPARNASSPRNTPVPRNTPVPRGGTRPGGRSRPGSRGGAGRPGPRTGTGRRPANPRLLRQRLFVFVVVTLLVALGIALVQGCQGPARGLGGEPGGGAGGDVRREQVETGYRPPAQGELMSERFVSTIELPRD; from the coding sequence ATGAACATGGCGATGATGCGCCTGAGGCGCGAGGACCCGCGCGTCGTCGGCTCGTTCAAGCTTCACCGACGGCTCGGCGCGGGCGGGATGGGTGTTGTCTACCTGGGCTCCGACAAGAAGGGGCAGCGGGTCGCCCTCAAGGTGATCCGGCCCGACCTGGCGGAGGACCAGGAGTTCCGGTCGCGGTTCGCCCGCGAGGTGTCGGCCGCCCGCCGGATCCGCGGCGGTTGCACGGCCCGGCTCGTGGCGGCGGACCTGGAGGCGGAGCGGCCCTGGTTCGCCACCCAGTACGTGCCCGGCCCGTCGCTGCACGACAAGGTCGCCGACGAGGGGCCGCTCGGCGCCGCCGAGGTCGCCGCCATCGGGGCCGCCCTCTCGGAGGGGCTGGTCGCCGTGCACGAGGCGGGAGTCGTGCACCGGGACCTCAAGCCGTCCAACATCCTGCTGTCCCCGAAGGGGCCGCGGATCATCGACTTCGGCATCGCCTGGGCGACCGGGGCCTCCACGCTGACGCACGTCGGCACGGCGGTCGGCTCGCCCGGCTTCCTCGCTCCGGAGCAGGTGCGCGGCGCCGCCGTCACCCCGGCCACGGACGTGTTCTCGCTCGGTGCCACGCTCGCGTACGCCTCCACCGGCGACTCGCCGTTCGGGCACGGCAGTTCCGAGGTGATGCTGTACCGCGTGGTCCACGAGGAGCCGCAGCTGCACGGCGTGCCGGACGCGCTGGCCCCGCTGGTGCGGGCCTGTCTGGCGAAGGACCCCGAGGAGCGGCCCAGCACCCTGGACCTGTCACTGCGGCTGAAGGAGATCGCCGCCCGCGAGGCCCAGGGCCTGCTCGACGGGCGGCCGCCCGCGCCGCGCGCCGGGGAGGCGGACCGGCCCACCGGGCGGCTCGCGGACACCTATCCCGACCAGCAGCGCGGCCAGTCCGTCCGGCGTCCGCAGGGCCCGTCGAGCACGCCCGGCACACCGGTGCCCCGCGGTGCGGGCGCGGCACGTGGTCAGGCGCCGGTGCGGGGTGGCGCTTCGTCGCGCGGGTCGGTGCCGTCGCGGGGCGGCGGTGCTCCCCGCGGCACGGGGCCCTCGTCGCGGCCCGGCGCGCGGCCGACCCCGGTCGCGCGGAACACGCCCGTACCGCGCGACACCCCGGTGCCCAGGGACACCCCGGCCAGGAACGCCTCGTCGCCGAGGAACACGCCGGTGCCCCGCAACACCCCCGTTCCGCGCGGCGGCACCCGGCCCGGTGGCCGCAGCCGTCCGGGCTCGCGCGGTGGTGCCGGGCGGCCGGGGCCGCGGACCGGGACCGGGCGGCGGCCGGCGAATCCGCGGCTGCTGCGCCAGCGGCTGTTCGTGTTCGTCGTCGTGACGCTGCTGGTGGCCCTGGGCATCGCCCTGGTGCAGGGCTGCCAGGGTCCGGCGCGCGGACTCGGCGGCGAGCCGGGTGGCGGCGCCGGGGGCGACGTCCGCCGGGAGCAGGTCGAGACCGGCTACCGTCCGCCGGCCCAGGGCGAGCTGATGTCCGAGCGGTTCGTGTCCACGATCGAGCTGCCGCGCGACTAG
- a CDS encoding zf-TFIIB domain-containing protein, producing the protein MQCPKCRAAMHTYNRNGVQIEQCSNCRGIFLDYGELEALTRLEAQWTQPAPPPAAPPAAPAPQAYPAPPAPAWGAPQPGHGHYGQRRHKSFGHMLFSS; encoded by the coding sequence GTGCAGTGCCCGAAGTGCCGTGCCGCGATGCACACCTACAACCGCAACGGAGTCCAGATCGAGCAGTGCAGCAACTGTCGAGGGATCTTCCTGGACTACGGCGAGCTGGAGGCCCTGACCCGCCTGGAGGCCCAGTGGACCCAGCCCGCCCCGCCGCCGGCCGCCCCGCCCGCCGCCCCCGCCCCGCAGGCCTACCCCGCGCCGCCCGCCCCCGCCTGGGGCGCCCCGCAGCCCGGCCACGGCCACTACGGCCAGCGCCGCCACAAGAGCTTCGGCCACATGCTCTTCTCCAGCTGA
- a CDS encoding DsbA family protein yields MSDTSPASARAAQAAHPAPAVLDVWCELQCPDCRTALDDLRALRERYGDRLELRLRHFPLEKHKHAFAAAQAAEEALEQGKGWPYVEAVLGRVEELDREGEPFLIEVARELGLDAEEFDTALIDGRHILIVDADQAEGKAIGVTGTPTYVIGGERLDGGKSQEGLRERIEEIADRLLAERPA; encoded by the coding sequence ATGAGCGACACCTCCCCCGCCTCCGCGCGGGCCGCACAGGCCGCGCACCCCGCGCCTGCCGTTCTCGACGTCTGGTGTGAACTGCAGTGCCCCGACTGCCGCACCGCCCTCGACGACCTGCGCGCCCTGCGCGAGCGCTACGGCGACCGCCTGGAGCTGCGCCTGCGGCACTTCCCGCTGGAGAAGCACAAGCACGCCTTCGCCGCCGCCCAGGCCGCCGAGGAGGCGCTGGAGCAGGGCAAGGGGTGGCCGTACGTGGAGGCGGTGCTCGGCCGCGTCGAGGAGCTGGACCGCGAGGGCGAACCGTTCCTCATCGAGGTGGCCCGGGAACTGGGCCTGGACGCGGAGGAGTTCGACACCGCCCTGATCGACGGGCGGCACATCCTCATCGTGGACGCCGACCAGGCCGAGGGCAAGGCGATCGGGGTGACCGGCACCCCGACGTACGTCATCGGCGGCGAGCGCCTCGACGGCGGCAAGAGCCAGGAGGGCCTGCGCGAGCGCATCGAGGAGATCGCGGACCGGCTGCTCGCCGAGCGGCCGGCCTGA
- a CDS encoding aminodeoxychorismate lyase, with protein sequence MKIWLDGGLQDIESARVSVFDHGLTVGDGIFETVKAVDGRPFALTRHLDRLTRSARGLGLPEPDHDEIRRACAAVLGANPMPLGRLRVTYTGGHGPLGSDRGEHGPTLVVALGETTRRPDSTAVITVPWTRNERGALTGLKTTSYAENVVALARAREQGASEALFGNTVGQLCEGTGSNVFVVLDGEIHTPPLASGCLAGITRELTIAWTGAKETDLPLHVLKRADEVFLTSTLRDVQAVHRVDGRDLPGAPGPVTAKAMRVFDERSADDLDP encoded by the coding sequence GTGAAGATCTGGCTCGACGGCGGGCTCCAGGACATCGAGTCCGCCCGTGTCTCCGTCTTCGACCACGGGCTGACCGTGGGCGACGGCATCTTCGAGACGGTGAAGGCGGTGGACGGCCGGCCCTTCGCGCTCACCCGGCACCTCGACCGGCTCACCCGCTCGGCCCGCGGCCTCGGCCTGCCCGAACCCGACCACGACGAGATCCGCCGCGCCTGCGCCGCCGTCCTCGGAGCCAACCCGATGCCGCTCGGCCGGCTGCGCGTCACCTACACCGGCGGCCACGGGCCGCTGGGCTCCGACCGCGGCGAGCACGGCCCGACCCTGGTCGTCGCCCTCGGCGAGACCACCCGCCGGCCCGACTCCACCGCCGTCATCACCGTGCCGTGGACCCGCAACGAGCGCGGCGCGCTCACCGGCCTGAAGACCACCTCGTACGCCGAGAACGTCGTCGCGCTCGCCCGCGCGCGCGAACAGGGCGCCTCCGAGGCGCTGTTCGGCAACACCGTCGGACAGCTCTGCGAGGGCACCGGGTCGAACGTCTTCGTCGTCCTCGACGGCGAGATCCACACCCCGCCGCTCGCCTCCGGCTGCCTCGCGGGCATCACCCGCGAGCTGACCATCGCGTGGACCGGCGCCAAGGAGACCGACCTGCCACTGCACGTCCTCAAGCGGGCCGACGAGGTCTTCCTCACCTCCACCCTGCGGGACGTGCAGGCCGTGCACCGCGTCGACGGCCGGGACCTGCCCGGCGCGCCGGGTCCGGTGACCGCCAAGGCCATGCGCGTCTTCGACGAGCGCTCCGCGGACGACCTCGACCCGTGA
- a CDS encoding chorismate-binding protein, translating to MLDLPPLARFGDRVATGLTDVTSDPAALDSSGFWAVVADFEGRLTCARFTDVREEPVPAPVPGAWHGPAAGDWTSSLDHAAYTAGVRRVREHIAAGDVYQANLCRVLSAPIAPGADVDALTALLARGNPAPYAGTIRLPEHGVEIATASPELFLRREGRTVESGPIKGTGRTEADLLEKDYAENVMIVDLVRNDIGRVCATGSVTVPDLCVVEKHPGLVHLVSTVRGELRPEAGWPELLAAAFPPGSVTGAPKSSALRIIDALETAPRGPYCGGIGWVDADRGVGELAVGIRTFWIDRTDPAAPRLRFGTGAGITWGSDPEGEWRETELKASRLLAVASGAYEASGEVLT from the coding sequence GTGCTCGACCTGCCCCCTCTCGCCCGCTTCGGCGACCGCGTCGCCACCGGCCTCACCGACGTCACCAGCGACCCGGCCGCCCTGGACTCCAGCGGCTTCTGGGCCGTCGTCGCGGACTTCGAGGGCCGTCTGACCTGCGCCCGCTTCACCGACGTCCGCGAGGAGCCGGTGCCCGCCCCCGTGCCGGGCGCCTGGCACGGCCCGGCGGCCGGTGACTGGACGTCGTCCCTCGACCACGCCGCGTACACGGCGGGCGTACGGCGCGTGCGCGAGCACATCGCGGCCGGCGACGTCTACCAGGCGAACCTGTGCCGGGTGCTCTCCGCGCCGATCGCCCCCGGCGCCGACGTGGACGCCCTCACCGCGCTGCTCGCCCGCGGCAACCCCGCGCCGTACGCGGGAACGATCCGCCTGCCGGAGCACGGCGTGGAGATAGCCACCGCCTCCCCGGAGCTGTTCCTGCGCCGGGAGGGGCGGACCGTCGAGTCCGGGCCGATCAAGGGCACCGGCCGCACCGAGGCCGACCTGCTGGAGAAGGACTACGCCGAGAACGTGATGATCGTGGACCTGGTCCGCAACGACATCGGGCGGGTCTGCGCCACCGGCAGCGTCACCGTGCCCGACCTGTGCGTGGTGGAGAAGCACCCCGGCCTGGTCCACCTCGTCTCCACCGTGCGCGGCGAGCTGCGCCCCGAGGCCGGCTGGCCCGAGCTGCTGGCGGCCGCCTTCCCGCCCGGGTCGGTCACCGGCGCCCCGAAGTCCAGCGCCCTGCGGATCATCGACGCCCTGGAGACCGCCCCGCGCGGCCCCTACTGCGGCGGGATCGGCTGGGTCGACGCCGACCGGGGCGTCGGCGAGCTGGCCGTCGGCATCCGTACCTTCTGGATCGACCGGACCGACCCGGCCGCGCCGCGGCTGCGGTTCGGCACCGGCGCGGGCATCACCTGGGGCTCGGACCCCGAGGGGGAGTGGCGGGAGACCGAGCTGAAGGCGTCCCGGCTGCTCGCGGTAGCGTCGGGCGCGTACGAGGCGAGTGGAGAGGTACTGACGTGA
- a CDS encoding GNAT family N-acetyltransferase, whose protein sequence is MTTTLRPSGPLRQQADGTRSRHFQVCVNGRPVGALHLGTSAAFGDAVASVHDLRIEEPDRGRGRGTFALLAAEEVARGWGCSLIETTVPAGAEPALRLVRTLGYAVRNRGMEKRLGDSPPALPAGSRARPMTEAEFGPWHEAQWEEYARTWIERGVPEEAAYAKARGDRERLLPRGRDTEGMRFSVLEHDGTRVGMLWLALREDRAFVYKVAADAAHRGRGHGRALMLLAEIQAISAGLRVVGLNVFAGNTPAERLYASLGYETTQYAMQKPLL, encoded by the coding sequence ATGACCACGACCCTGCGGCCGTCCGGGCCGCTCCGGCAGCAGGCCGACGGGACGCGCTCGCGCCACTTCCAGGTGTGCGTGAACGGCCGTCCCGTCGGCGCCCTACACCTCGGCACCTCCGCCGCCTTCGGGGACGCGGTGGCGAGCGTGCACGACCTGCGCATCGAGGAACCCGACCGCGGACGCGGCCGCGGCACGTTCGCCCTGCTCGCCGCGGAGGAGGTGGCCCGTGGCTGGGGCTGCTCCCTGATCGAGACGACGGTCCCGGCCGGCGCCGAACCGGCCCTGCGGCTCGTCCGGACGCTGGGCTACGCCGTCCGCAACCGCGGTATGGAGAAGCGGCTCGGCGACAGCCCGCCCGCCCTGCCCGCCGGCAGCCGGGCCCGTCCCATGACCGAGGCCGAGTTCGGGCCCTGGCACGAGGCGCAGTGGGAGGAGTACGCGCGCACCTGGATCGAGCGCGGGGTGCCCGAGGAGGCGGCCTACGCCAAGGCGCGCGGTGACCGGGAGCGGCTGCTGCCGCGGGGCCGGGACACCGAGGGCATGCGGTTCAGCGTCCTGGAGCACGACGGGACGCGGGTGGGCATGCTGTGGCTGGCGCTGCGCGAGGACAGGGCGTTCGTCTACAAGGTGGCGGCCGACGCGGCCCACCGCGGGCGCGGGCACGGCCGCGCGCTGATGCTCCTGGCGGAGATCCAGGCGATCTCCGCCGGTCTGCGGGTGGTCGGGCTGAACGTCTTCGCCGGGAACACCCCGGCGGAACGGCTGTACGCGTCACTGGGCTACGAGACGACGCAGTACGCGATGCAGAAGCCGCTGTTGTGA
- the cobA gene encoding uroporphyrinogen-III C-methyltransferase, producing the protein MAEHPAYPVGLRLTGRRVVVLGGGQVAQRRLPALIAAGADIHLISPRATPSVEAMADAGEITWTRRPYQDGDLADAWYALIATSDTEANRAASAEAERHRVWCVRSDDADAATAWTPATGHSEGVTVAVLTTDTKSRDPRHTAAIRDAVVEGLRDGTLVAPHHRTRTPGVALVGGGPGDPDLITVRGRRLLAEADVVIADRLGPRDLLAELPPHVEVIDAAKIPYGRYMAQEAINNALIEHAKQGKSVVRLKGGDPYVFGRGMEELQALADAGIACTVVPGISSSISVPGAAGIPVTHRGVAHEFTVVSGHVAPDDERSLVDWPSLAKLTGTLVILMGVDKIGKIAETLIAHGKSPDTPVALVQEGTTAAQRRVDATLATVAETVRTQEVKPPAVIVIGDVVEVGPRSTPPSTPQRTPQHTPRRTPGSTA; encoded by the coding sequence ATGGCCGAACACCCCGCCTACCCCGTAGGCCTCCGCCTCACCGGCCGCCGGGTCGTCGTCCTCGGCGGCGGCCAGGTGGCCCAGCGCCGCCTGCCCGCCCTCATCGCGGCGGGCGCGGACATCCACCTGATCTCCCCGCGGGCCACGCCCTCCGTCGAGGCGATGGCGGACGCGGGCGAGATCACCTGGACCAGGCGCCCCTACCAGGACGGCGACCTCGCCGACGCCTGGTACGCCCTGATCGCCACCAGCGACACCGAGGCGAACCGCGCCGCCTCCGCCGAGGCGGAGCGCCACCGCGTGTGGTGCGTCCGCTCCGACGACGCCGACGCGGCCACCGCGTGGACCCCGGCGACGGGCCACAGCGAGGGCGTCACGGTCGCGGTCCTCACCACCGACACCAAGTCCCGCGACCCCCGCCACACCGCCGCCATCCGCGACGCGGTCGTCGAGGGCCTGCGCGACGGCACCCTGGTCGCCCCGCACCACCGCACCCGCACCCCCGGCGTCGCCCTGGTCGGCGGCGGCCCCGGCGACCCGGACCTGATCACGGTCCGCGGCCGCCGCCTCCTCGCCGAGGCCGATGTCGTCATCGCCGACCGCCTCGGTCCGCGCGACCTGCTCGCCGAGCTGCCGCCGCACGTCGAGGTGATCGACGCCGCGAAGATCCCGTACGGCCGTTACATGGCCCAGGAGGCCATCAACAACGCCCTGATCGAACACGCCAAGCAGGGCAAGTCGGTCGTACGGCTGAAGGGCGGCGACCCCTACGTCTTCGGCCGGGGCATGGAGGAGCTGCAAGCCCTCGCGGACGCGGGCATCGCGTGCACCGTCGTCCCCGGCATCTCCAGCTCGATCTCGGTCCCCGGCGCGGCCGGCATCCCGGTCACCCACCGGGGCGTCGCCCACGAGTTCACCGTGGTCAGCGGCCATGTCGCGCCGGACGACGAGCGCTCCCTGGTCGACTGGCCGTCGCTCGCCAAGCTCACCGGCACGCTGGTGATCCTCATGGGCGTCGACAAGATCGGCAAGATCGCCGAGACCCTGATCGCGCACGGCAAGTCCCCGGACACCCCGGTCGCCCTGGTCCAGGAGGGCACGACGGCCGCCCAGCGCCGCGTCGACGCCACCCTGGCCACGGTCGCCGAGACGGTCCGCACCCAGGAGGTCAAGCCGCCGGCGGTCATCGTCATCGGCGACGTCGTCGAGGTCGGCCCCCGAAGCACGCCCCCGAGCACACCGCAGCGCACGCCCCAGCACACACCGCGGCGCACGCCCGGAAGCACGGCCTAG
- a CDS encoding RNA methyltransferase, with protein sequence MADLITVEDPDDPRLHDYTNLTDVELRRRREPAEGLFIAEGEKVIRRARDAGYEMRSMLLSPKWVDVMRDVIDELPAPVYVVGPELAERVTGYHVHRGALASMRRKPLPAAAGLLRTARRVVVMEGVNDHTNIGAIFRSAAALGMDAVLLSPDCADPLYRRSVKVSMGAVFSVPYARLEPWPQSLESVREAGFTLLALTPDEKAGTLDEAAPHRMDRVALMLGAEGDGLTPRALAAADERVRIPMSHGVDSLNVGAAAAVAFYAVTAGRPQR encoded by the coding sequence GTGGCCGATCTCATCACCGTCGAGGACCCCGACGACCCGCGCCTGCACGACTACACCAACCTGACCGACGTCGAGCTGCGCCGCAGGCGCGAACCCGCCGAGGGCCTGTTCATCGCCGAGGGCGAGAAGGTCATCCGGCGGGCCAGGGACGCCGGGTACGAGATGCGGTCGATGCTGCTGTCCCCGAAGTGGGTCGACGTCATGCGCGACGTCATCGACGAACTCCCGGCCCCGGTCTACGTGGTCGGCCCCGAGCTGGCCGAACGCGTCACCGGCTACCACGTGCACCGGGGCGCGCTGGCCTCCATGCGGCGCAAGCCGCTGCCGGCCGCGGCCGGCCTGCTGCGGACCGCCCGCCGGGTGGTGGTCATGGAGGGGGTCAACGACCACACCAACATCGGCGCCATCTTCCGCTCGGCGGCGGCCCTCGGCATGGACGCGGTGCTGCTCTCCCCGGACTGCGCCGACCCCCTCTACCGCCGCAGCGTCAAGGTCTCCATGGGCGCCGTCTTCTCCGTCCCGTACGCCCGTCTGGAACCCTGGCCGCAGAGCCTGGAGTCGGTCCGCGAGGCCGGCTTCACGCTGCTCGCCCTCACCCCCGACGAGAAGGCCGGGACCCTCGACGAGGCGGCTCCGCACCGCATGGACCGGGTCGCCCTGATGCTCGGCGCCGAGGGCGACGGTCTGACCCCCCGCGCCCTGGCCGCCGCCGACGAACGGGTCCGCATCCCCATGTCCCACGGCGTGGACTCGCTCAACGTGGGCGCCGCGGCGGCCGTCGCGTTCTACGCCGTGACAGCGGGCCGCCCGCAGCGGTGA
- a CDS encoding CGNR zinc finger domain-containing protein — MLITHDTRCALDTVVDLVNTAPEDDTSPDGLPDVAALDTFVREHKISDVGTLSEFDLSAVRKVRGRFAGIFAAPDARTAAGMINELIAAAGTTPRLTDHDGYDWHVHYFAPGASVADHLAADCGMALAFFVVAGEQERLRRCEAPDCRRAFVDLSRNRSRRYCDSRTCGNRLHVAAYRARRKEAAG, encoded by the coding sequence GTGCTGATCACCCACGACACCCGGTGCGCGCTCGACACTGTGGTGGATCTGGTGAACACCGCGCCCGAGGACGACACGTCCCCGGACGGGCTGCCGGACGTCGCGGCCCTCGACACGTTCGTCCGCGAGCACAAGATCAGCGATGTCGGAACGCTCTCGGAGTTCGACCTCTCCGCGGTGCGCAAGGTGCGCGGCCGGTTCGCCGGCATCTTCGCGGCTCCCGACGCCCGGACCGCCGCCGGAATGATCAACGAGCTGATCGCCGCCGCGGGTACCACCCCGCGTCTCACGGACCACGACGGCTACGACTGGCATGTGCACTACTTCGCCCCCGGCGCGTCCGTGGCCGACCACCTGGCGGCCGACTGCGGGATGGCGCTGGCGTTCTTCGTGGTCGCGGGCGAGCAGGAACGGCTGCGTCGCTGCGAGGCTCCCGACTGCCGGCGCGCCTTCGTCGACCTGTCCCGCAACCGCTCGCGGCGCTACTGCGACAGCCGCACCTGCGGCAACCGCCTCCACGTGGCCGCCTACCGCGCCCGGCGCAAGGAAGCCGCGGGCTGA